The following are encoded together in the Streptomyces tsukubensis genome:
- a CDS encoding branched-chain amino acid ABC transporter substrate-binding protein has translation MLILTTVLTSGALTLTACGSRDDDSGSEKDGSGGGKKTTVTIGLDAPLSGDLSALGLGIRNSADLATKIANKKNLVEGVEFKIEPLDDQAQPSIGQQNATKFIGDKTVLGVVGPLNSNVSQSMQKPFNDAGLTQVSPANTGTELTQGDGWKKGDKKRPFKTFFRTATTDQVQGSFAAKYLYTTSKVKSVYLIDDQKTYGAGLAASFKDTYTKLGGKIVGSDHINPDDRDFNAVVAKVKKTGAKALYYGGEYPAAGPLSQQLKDSGVQIPVMGGDGLYSADYIKLNKKANGDLATSVGAPVEKLSSAKQFIADYKNAGYKDAYEAYGGGTYDATWSIIEAVKKAVQDNDGKLPSDARAKVLTSMSQVKFTGVTGDISFDEFGDTTNTMMTAYEVEKDKWTPKHSEVYKP, from the coding sequence TTGCTCATCCTCACCACCGTGCTCACCAGCGGAGCGCTCACCCTCACCGCCTGCGGTTCTCGCGACGACGACTCCGGATCGGAGAAGGACGGTTCGGGCGGCGGCAAGAAGACCACAGTCACCATCGGTCTCGACGCCCCCCTGAGCGGCGACCTCTCCGCGCTCGGCCTCGGCATCCGCAACTCCGCCGACCTCGCCACGAAGATCGCCAACAAGAAGAATCTCGTCGAAGGCGTCGAATTCAAGATAGAACCCCTCGACGACCAGGCCCAGCCCTCCATCGGACAGCAGAACGCCACCAAGTTCATCGGCGACAAGACCGTCCTCGGCGTCGTCGGCCCCCTGAACTCCAACGTCTCGCAGTCCATGCAGAAGCCGTTCAACGACGCGGGCCTCACCCAGGTCTCCCCGGCCAACACCGGCACCGAACTCACCCAGGGCGACGGCTGGAAGAAGGGCGACAAGAAGCGCCCCTTCAAGACCTTCTTCCGCACCGCCACCACCGACCAGGTCCAGGGCTCCTTCGCCGCCAAGTACCTCTACACCACCTCGAAGGTCAAGTCCGTCTACCTGATCGACGACCAGAAGACCTACGGAGCCGGCCTCGCCGCCTCCTTCAAGGACACCTACACCAAACTCGGCGGGAAGATCGTCGGCAGCGACCACATCAACCCCGACGACCGCGACTTCAACGCCGTCGTCGCCAAGGTCAAGAAGACCGGCGCCAAGGCCCTCTACTACGGCGGCGAATACCCCGCGGCCGGCCCCCTCAGCCAGCAGCTCAAGGACAGCGGAGTCCAGATACCCGTGATGGGCGGCGACGGCCTCTACAGCGCCGACTACATCAAGCTCAACAAGAAGGCCAACGGCGACCTCGCCACCTCGGTCGGCGCACCCGTCGAAAAGCTCTCCTCCGCCAAGCAGTTCATCGCCGACTACAAGAACGCCGGATACAAGGACGCCTACGAGGCCTACGGCGGCGGCACCTACGACGCCACCTGGTCCATCATCGAAGCCGTCAAGAAGGCCGTCCAGGACAACGACGGCAAGCTCCCCAGCGACGCCCGCGCCAAGGTCCTCACCTCGATGAGCCAGGTCAAGTTCACCGGCGTCACCGGCGACATCTCCTTCGACGAGTTCGGAGACACCACCAACACCATGATGACGGCCTACGAGGTCGAAAAGGACAAGTGGACGCCCAAGCACAGCGAGGTCTACAAGCCCTGA
- a CDS encoding ABC transporter ATP-binding protein, translated as MTTTQTPPAVTETAVLQATGVTMRFGGLTAVRDVDLTVNTGEIVGLIGPNGAGKTTFFNCLTGLYVPTEGRVAYKGTTLPAKPHLVTKAGIARTFQNIRLFANMTVLENVLVGRHTRTREGLFSALLRGPGFKKAEAESKERAMELLEFTGLAAKADHLSRNLPYGEQRKLEIARALASEPGLLLLDEPTAGMNPQETRATEELVFSIRDQGIAVLVIEHDMRFIFNLSDRVSVLVQGQKLVEGTPAVVQADERVIAAYLGTPMEDSPEDECLDAVEAAESAAASHRAAAAGTGAGTGTGTGAGTGTASGTSSGTGTNTGAGTDTEDHQEDTK; from the coding sequence ATGACCACCACACAGACCCCCCCGGCCGTCACCGAGACCGCCGTACTCCAGGCAACCGGCGTCACCATGCGCTTCGGCGGCCTCACCGCCGTACGCGACGTCGACCTCACCGTCAACACCGGCGAGATCGTCGGCCTCATCGGCCCCAACGGCGCCGGAAAGACCACCTTCTTCAACTGCCTCACCGGCCTCTACGTCCCCACAGAAGGACGCGTCGCCTACAAAGGCACCACCCTCCCGGCCAAACCCCACCTCGTCACCAAAGCCGGAATCGCCCGCACCTTCCAGAACATCCGGCTCTTCGCCAACATGACCGTCCTCGAAAACGTCCTCGTAGGACGGCACACCCGAACACGAGAAGGACTCTTCTCAGCCCTGCTCCGCGGCCCCGGATTCAAAAAAGCAGAAGCAGAATCCAAAGAACGAGCCATGGAACTCCTCGAATTCACAGGACTCGCCGCCAAAGCAGACCACCTCTCACGCAACCTCCCCTACGGCGAACAACGCAAGCTCGAAATCGCCCGCGCCCTCGCCAGCGAACCCGGCCTCCTGCTCCTCGACGAGCCCACCGCGGGCATGAACCCCCAGGAGACCCGCGCCACCGAGGAACTCGTCTTCTCCATCAGGGACCAAGGCATCGCCGTACTCGTCATCGAGCACGACATGCGCTTCATCTTCAACCTCAGCGACCGTGTATCCGTCCTCGTACAGGGGCAGAAACTCGTCGAGGGGACCCCCGCCGTCGTCCAGGCCGACGAACGCGTCATCGCCGCCTACCTCGGCACCCCCATGGAAGACAGCCCGGAAGACGAATGCCTCGACGCGGTCGAAGCCGCGGAATCCGCAGCCGCCAGCCACAGGGCCGCAGCCGCGGGGACAGGGGCAGGGACAGGGACAGGGACAGGGGCGGGGACAGGGACAGCGTCCGGCACCAGTAGCGGCACCGGTACAAACACGGGTGCCGGCACCGACACCGAAGACCACCAGGAGGACACCAAGTGA
- a CDS encoding branched-chain amino acid ABC transporter permease — MTMTNNIPQRSTVLNIPARAARAGTLAGAAIALVGTFLSWTYTDEFPGDLTVTGYPGGLQLLTLTGALLTLVFALSALGVPGLRWLTPGGPLGAIRFLALATLGTTAYTVAAIAVTLDGLIALDPGAWISLVGSLIAVLAALGLPADSPLIADDPPTTWYRFRHSLRGPTPQPPTRPLPAWAEIVTIAVSLGLTLYVFTYGIDTEYSELFIGFLILVVLGAFGLARAGLLHRLTHLTGKHRNVTVAAAFIAAICFPFTQDNDTYALIGTNILIFATVALGLNIVVGLAGLLDLGYVAFLGVGAYTAALLSGSPQSSIGVHFPFWLAALTGAAVSLVFGIIIGAPTLRLRGDYLAIVTLGFGEIFRLTMNNLNGNSGPDVTGGSRGIPNIPDLELAGFKFGLPHDIAGFTLGRSGNYFLLMLVFTAIILLVFHRSGQSRIGRAWVAIREDETAASAMGINGFRLKLLAFGLGATLAGLAGTVQAHVSYSVTPEQYKFAGSAPPNSAFLIAAVILGGMGTISGPLIGAALLYLIPAKLQFMQDYQLLIFGFALIILMRLRPEGIVPDRRKKLEFHEKDQLDQPEERLPEHATGVTKAGA; from the coding sequence ATGACGATGACCAACAACATTCCCCAGCGCAGCACCGTCCTGAACATCCCCGCGCGGGCAGCCCGCGCCGGCACCCTCGCGGGCGCCGCCATCGCCCTCGTCGGAACGTTCCTCTCCTGGACCTACACCGACGAATTCCCCGGCGACCTCACCGTCACCGGCTACCCCGGCGGACTCCAACTCCTCACCCTCACCGGCGCCCTCCTCACCCTCGTCTTCGCCCTCTCCGCACTCGGCGTCCCAGGACTCCGCTGGCTCACCCCCGGCGGCCCCCTCGGCGCCATACGCTTCCTCGCCCTCGCCACCCTCGGCACCACCGCCTACACCGTCGCCGCCATCGCCGTGACACTCGACGGCCTCATCGCCCTCGACCCCGGCGCCTGGATATCCCTCGTCGGCTCACTCATCGCCGTACTCGCGGCCCTCGGCCTGCCCGCCGACTCCCCCCTCATCGCCGACGACCCACCCACCACCTGGTACCGATTCCGCCACAGCCTCCGCGGCCCCACACCGCAGCCCCCCACCCGGCCACTCCCCGCCTGGGCCGAGATCGTCACCATCGCCGTCAGCCTCGGCCTCACCCTCTACGTCTTCACCTACGGCATCGACACCGAATACTCCGAACTCTTCATCGGCTTCCTCATCCTCGTCGTACTCGGCGCGTTCGGCCTCGCCCGCGCCGGTCTCCTCCACCGACTCACCCACCTCACGGGCAAACACCGCAACGTCACCGTCGCCGCCGCCTTCATCGCCGCGATCTGCTTCCCCTTCACCCAGGACAACGACACCTACGCGCTCATCGGGACCAACATCCTGATCTTCGCCACCGTCGCCCTCGGCCTCAACATCGTCGTCGGACTCGCCGGCCTCCTCGACCTCGGCTACGTCGCCTTCCTCGGCGTCGGCGCCTACACCGCGGCACTCCTCTCCGGCTCCCCCCAGTCATCCATCGGGGTCCACTTCCCGTTCTGGCTCGCCGCCCTCACCGGAGCCGCCGTCTCCCTCGTCTTCGGCATCATCATCGGAGCCCCCACACTCCGACTCCGCGGGGACTACCTCGCCATCGTCACCCTCGGATTCGGTGAGATCTTCCGCCTCACCATGAACAACCTCAACGGAAACAGCGGACCCGACGTCACCGGCGGCTCACGAGGCATCCCCAACATCCCCGACCTCGAACTCGCCGGATTCAAGTTCGGCCTCCCCCACGACATCGCGGGATTCACCCTCGGCCGCTCCGGCAACTACTTCCTGCTGATGCTCGTCTTCACCGCGATCATCCTGCTCGTCTTCCACCGCTCAGGGCAGTCCCGCATCGGCCGCGCCTGGGTCGCCATCCGCGAGGACGAAACCGCCGCCTCCGCCATGGGCATCAACGGATTCCGCCTCAAACTCCTCGCCTTCGGGCTCGGCGCCACCCTCGCCGGACTCGCGGGAACCGTACAGGCGCACGTCTCCTACAGCGTCACACCCGAACAGTACAAATTCGCCGGCTCCGCACCGCCCAACTCCGCCTTCCTCATCGCAGCCGTCATCCTCGGCGGAATGGGAACCATCAGCGGCCCCCTCATCGGCGCCGCACTCCTCTACCTCATCCCGGCGAAACTCCAATTCATGCAGGACTACCAACTCCTCATCTTCGGATTCGCCCTCATCATCCTCATGCGCCTGCGGCCTGAAGGCATCGTCCCCGACCGCCGCAAGAAACTCGAATTCCACGAGAAAGACCAACTCGACCAACCGGAAGAACGACTACCCGAGCACGCCACCGGCGTCACCAAAGCGGGGGCCTGA
- a CDS encoding branched-chain amino acid ABC transporter permease yields the protein MHELPQQLANGLILGAMYGLIAIGYTMVYGIVQLINFAHGEIFMIGGFGAYTVWQFLPDSVSLLAVIPLMIVGGIICSVAVGTAAERFAYRPLRGAPRLAPLITAIGLSLFLQQLVWALYPHAKSDISFPQFHGDSFHVLGATIQRGDLFVIIAAPLCMIFLGYFVSRTRSGRGMQATAQDPDTAKLMGVNTDRIIVLAFAIGAAFAAIAAVAYGVKNGQIGFYMGFIMGLKAFTAAVLGGIGNIYGAMLGGLVLGVAEALATGYMGNIPGMELFGGGGWKDVWAFVLLIIVLLIRPQGLLGERVADRA from the coding sequence GTGCACGAACTGCCGCAACAGCTGGCCAATGGACTCATCCTCGGCGCGATGTACGGACTCATCGCGATCGGCTACACGATGGTCTACGGCATTGTCCAGCTCATCAACTTCGCCCACGGCGAGATATTCATGATCGGAGGATTCGGTGCCTACACCGTCTGGCAGTTCCTCCCCGACAGCGTCTCCCTCCTCGCGGTCATCCCCCTGATGATCGTCGGCGGCATCATCTGCTCCGTCGCCGTCGGCACCGCCGCGGAACGCTTCGCCTACCGCCCACTGCGCGGAGCGCCCCGACTGGCCCCCCTCATCACCGCCATCGGACTCTCCCTCTTCCTCCAGCAACTCGTCTGGGCCCTCTACCCCCACGCCAAATCGGACATCTCCTTCCCCCAGTTCCACGGCGACTCCTTCCACGTCCTCGGAGCGACCATCCAGCGCGGCGATCTCTTCGTCATCATCGCCGCCCCCCTCTGCATGATCTTCCTCGGCTACTTCGTCTCCCGCACCCGCTCGGGACGCGGCATGCAGGCCACCGCCCAGGACCCCGACACCGCCAAGCTCATGGGCGTCAACACCGACCGCATCATCGTCCTGGCCTTCGCCATCGGCGCCGCCTTCGCCGCCATCGCCGCCGTCGCCTACGGCGTCAAGAACGGCCAGATCGGCTTCTACATGGGCTTCATCATGGGCCTCAAGGCCTTCACCGCCGCCGTCCTCGGCGGTATCGGCAACATCTACGGCGCCATGCTCGGCGGCCTCGTACTCGGCGTCGCGGAAGCCCTCGCCACCGGCTACATGGGCAACATCCCCGGCATGGAACTCTTCGGCGGCGGCGGCTGGAAGGACGTGTGGGCCTTCGTCCTCCTCATCATCGTCCTCCTCATCCGCCCCCAAGGACTGCTCGGCGAACGCGTCGCGGACAGGGCGTGA